A genome region from bacterium SCSIO 12844 includes the following:
- the thpR gene encoding RNA 2',3'-cyclic phosphodiesterase produces MRAFIGIPIDNETATKIYQYAEYYQKLCGRQFLKLSQVKNYHITLSFLGEINSLQLMHLEDQFKMLDQYNLTAFNLDLVSILPFPVTNPKVIAVMVKPNEILINLQKKLLSIVNSAAIFQKRGKFIPHLTIARVKVSKNLAKPYYPLLEIQQKLDVNKIILYESQLFKTGAHYTPKLYYRW; encoded by the coding sequence ATGAGAGCTTTTATCGGAATTCCTATTGATAATGAAACAGCAACAAAAATATATCAATATGCAGAGTACTACCAAAAACTATGTGGTAGGCAATTTTTAAAACTATCACAGGTAAAAAATTATCATATTACTTTAAGTTTTTTAGGGGAAATCAATTCATTACAACTGATGCATCTGGAAGATCAATTTAAGATGTTAGATCAATATAATTTAACAGCATTTAATTTAGATTTAGTATCAATTTTACCATTTCCAGTTACAAATCCTAAAGTCATTGCTGTGATGGTTAAACCAAATGAAATTTTAATTAATTTACAGAAAAAATTGTTATCAATTGTTAATTCAGCAGCTATTTTCCAAAAAAGAGGCAAATTTATTCCGCATTTAACCATTGCAAGGGTTAAAGTATCTAAAAACTTAGCAAAACCATATTACCCATTATTAGAAATTCAACAAAAGCTTGATGTAAATAAGATAATATTATATGAAAGTCAATTATTTAAAACAGGTGCGCACTATACTCCAAAACTTTATTATCGTTGGTGA